ACTTAAAAAGGAGTTAAAAGTACAGCCTGAACAGGCGCCAAGAGCTGTTCCCAGTGCTTGTAATAAGGGGAGAGATGATTTCTCCTTCCGACAGTGGAAGAGACTGAACTGGAGCGAGGAAGGCGGAGAGAGGATACCTGCGCAGTGACCGagtacctcccgcagggccggcgTGAGGGATTCTCAGCGAGGAAAAGCCTACTGCCATCACCAAGCCGCAGCGGAGCTGGCTTGCTTTGCTATCAAGGCCGTGCACAGCAGAGGGAGGCTCCCAGAGGGGAGGACAAACACGAGCCAAGCCCGGACCGCACAATACAGAGCGGGCAGGTGGGGGCCGCGTGGGAGGGGTTTTAAGTGATCCAATCTCCCGTGACCTCGTGCATGGGGAGGTGGGAAAGAGATGTTGAAGGATGCGCTTGGCCAGAGGAGGACCCTGCTTCCCTGGAGCAGGGTACAGGATTAGCCACCTCCGTATTTACAAGGCCCTCCAATGCGGAGCTCCACCTAGCTTCCCTCCAGTCCATTCTCTTTAAGCAAACACACTCCATTGCTTCCCATTATCCACGGCTGTGTTACAGACCGACTATCAAGTACCGCCAggaagaagtgggggggagggatattTCAGGTCTATTTTAAATAGGATATGGGGAGGGTTGGAGGTttgaggaggggggagaaggccTTACTAAAAAGTGCATGCTTTCGTTCCGAGGTACCAAGGGCCAGGGGTCcccgtcccatcccatcccattccCAGGTGGGGAGAGCAGAAGTCTTCACAAGCCCTTCCCGCTCTCCCGGGGGCTGCCCCTCAAGTAGCCAGCGACTGAATGTTCTTGAGCATCTCCTCGAAAGCCTCCCGGGAGGGCGCCTCGGCGTTCTGGAACGCGACCTTGATCCGGCTGTAGAGGCTGAAGGATTTCAGCTCCAGCCAGATGAAGCCGAAGCGGTCGTCGTCAAACAGGACGAAGGCCCCCGGCGTCCGCTCGGGGCTGGTGAAGCCGTGGCCGGCGATGAGCCCCGTGCCGTAGAAGCTGGAaaaagcagaggagagggggaaggcaaATATTGCAGCTACTGGTGCTCCTGACGTGGGCTTCTACGTAGTCCCTGCAGACGAGGGATCTCCAGCCAGCACGTGCTGCTGTTGAGGAAGATCTAGCCATCCCAGAAAGCACTTGGCCACTTGTGCCACGCAATGTGGGGTGGGATGTTTCACCTCCTAACCTTGCTGCAGAGCACAAGCCCACTGCTTCACAAACTTTCATCTTCAAAAGGCCCCAGTGCCACAAATAAGTCACtcgccccttcccctgcactcaAAGCCTGGCTGCTATACAGGACAGTGTCAGAAGTCAGGGCGTGGGCGTGTATGCCAGGTCAACTGCCTAATATTTCTGCAGCTAGAGGCAACACCTAGCTGAGGGTGGTGTACTCACAGTCCCCAAGAATCACCCCAGACAGGACACTGCGTGGGGGTCTGTGCCTGGCAGGGTCATACCTGTGGGGACATGCTCAAGTAACCACGCAATTAAGAGGGAAAGGACGGGTGTAGGTCAGAGGGAGATCACTGGTGTTCAGGGAGGTGATCAGTCATGACCTACAGCAACACTGGTTGCAATAAGACCCTGGTGGCTtcaagggaggagagggggctgagggccaAGGAGACTTGGTCAAGGGTCCTCTGCTGGAGGACCCAGTCCAACAAGGGGCACAGCTCACAGGTTCagaccactccctgcccaccaaGCATTCGCAGCACCACAGGGGCCAGACACACAGGCTTGGAGCAGAGTTGAGGGGGGAGAACACAGCACGTCTCCCTGGTCCTGGCAAGCAAGTGCCAAGCCTCatgctgagaggatcccaaagaatAAAGCACGAGGGGctgatggaaaaagaaaaagccgCAGGAGTCAAATGGAGGCGACCACAGCTTAGGGCCCGATTGTAGCACGACTGCCGGCAGCACAGGAGTGGCAGCTCAGTATCCAGCAGAAGCAACCACAAATCATGGGACGTGGAGCAGTCGAGGAAAACGAATGAGACCAGACGGCACGAAGGAGCTGGGAGCTCACTGGCAGGCAATGCACACAGCAAGTGcacagggggaggtggggaccaGCTTTGGGCAGCACTGCAGCTCTACTCAACCAGGGGCGGGGAATTAACCCCAAACCTCACTTACCACATTCGGCAGGTCCGGGGGTAATCCTTGTTCCGCGATATGACTCCCAGGGGCAACACGAAAGGCTGTGAAGCTGGCTCTGatacctgggctgcagcccctgctctgtccgCTGTCTCTTCAGCTCCTGCGTCTCCTTCCTGTGCAGGCTGCTCCGCTTGTGGCGTGGCGCTCTGCCGGGAGCAGcctgcaccctcctcctcctcctgctgctgctcccggcGCACTTGCTCCTGGACCTCGAGGATGATGCGGGAGAGCTCGTTGAAGTTGTGCTGGTTCTCAATGTCAGGCAGCTGGATGGGGTGCAAAAGGTCTATCTCCACAGTCTGTTGACCAGCTGGGATGTTGGGATCACCCTGGAGATGGGAAACAAGGGACAGCCACCACAGTTCAGGGGAAGGACGTGACGGGGCAGAGTTCCTACCAAAAGCTCCCACGTGCCCTGGGGAGTTAGCTCACGAGCCTTATGTTGGCGTTAACCCATTCCATCGCTGCCTCCCTGGCTGGCTAACCCAAGGGCCCAACCATTTCATGAACCCTGCATTCAGCTACCACACCAAAGCCCCACCTGGATGTGGAGGTTTTACCCTAAACAAAAGGCCAAGTCTGCAAGAGGCAAGAACAAAGTGAGACAACTGCACGCAGTCATCCTTCCACgctgggggaaggaagggttCGCCAGCCACAGCTATCTGGGACATCTCCAACAGGCCTAGGTCTTCTGCAAGGGTCTGCTAGAGGCTAACACAGAACGGAGCCAGTTAGGGCCATTTGGGAGAAAGAGGAAAGCAATTCAAGCCAGAAGGAATCTGTGATCAGGAGAAAGTCTGCAGACATATTTTAGCTCCTCCAAGAGCACAGGATTCTGGGGCCTTTCCCCAAGGGAAGAGCCACTCAAGCTTCAGGAAGGTTGTCAGGTCGAAGGATGAATGATTAAACCTGCTCTTACCAACCCCGAGGTAAACCAGTCGGGCCGAGACAAGTAACTGCATCCCAGGCAATCAGCTGTCTCCTCCTATCTGTGGCCTagagggcagggtgggagaaTGCAATGCAACTCTCACGACAAGGcaacaaaaacacaaaagaaaggCCAAGAAAGAGGAGCTAGACCACTCACTGTTATTTTTGTCCCCTTGGCTTTCTTCCCATGAAAACTCAGCATGATGATCTCAAGGCCGTGGCTCCCGTACGTCCCTTTGAAGAGGCCTGGCTTGATGAGGTCGTCGGGGCTGCTCGGAGGGAGGTAGATGCGTCGGTACGTCAAGCAGTTGCTGTGGAGGAGAAGGGACAGACAGGTTGCAAGGGGATGCTGGAGCACCAAGCTTTCCAGGAGAACTTAGACTAcaatctcctcctcctgccagcctggtaCCTCACCGAGGGGGTCTTTGCAAATGAACTGTTGGTTGAAAAGCACAGCACTTGCGATGAATGCACCCACCCCATACCCTAAAAGGGTAAAGGGCAAAAATCTGTTGGCCTATGAGGTATGGCAGTGGCACTCCAACCAAAGCCACCCTGGCTTTCTTGAAAGTCCCAACACTACCAGAGGGCAGCTTATCGCAGTGTCACCTAAAGCAACAAACTTCTGAGAGCGACTCCCACCTCTTTTAAAGAGAGAGAACATAGGGGTCACGTGATCTGTGTTTAGTTGCAGTATTATACATTTTCCTTACCAATTAGTAAAAGCTGATGCCCTGTCGGGATGACGGACAGTGACTCAGAGTTAAACAAGTGATTCAAAGGCCTCTCTCACTGACACGGAGCCATTCGAGGGACCCACGTAGTCTCATCAGTTATCCCCATTACATCCAGCATTGCCAATCTTACTGGAAGGCACCTCCCATACAGTGGTCCAGAGCCTACTGCAGTAGAGTCCAAATCTAAAGCAAGGCTTGGGCAATGCCATCAATCTGATAACACACGTTGCAAGAATCTACGGCTATTAGGGGTAACTGTTTTCCATGGAGGAAAATATCATCTGTATAAAGACAGAAGAGCTCCCTTAGACAAGAGTCCAGGCAACGGCAAGAACCATAGTGCTGAGAGACGTGGCAAGTCATCGGTAAAGAAGAGAACGATTTGGGGACACGGCAGCGTTTTGACACCCCCAGCCTGActttgagagagaaaaagcagGGCCCTTACTCATACTGGCTGGTATAGATGAACTTCATCAGGATAAGCTCTTGCATGTGCTCGTGGAAGATGTCTTCCAGCGTCCGGCCCCATTCCTCCCTCAGCCACGTCCGGAATTCCTGCAAGACGCACACAGAGGAGGGGCACGTGAACCCAGCAAGTTTGCAAACTGCTTGCCAGCAAGCTTACAACGGGACTGTGAACCCACCTGGAGCACACCACTCTACACCTCAGAGGGTCAGCCAGGAGAAAGGGAGAACCTACTGCACAGCAAGAGGGGGGCACAGATGTAAAAGTGCCTTGCCTGAAGCCTTGTCGAAAGGTAAATTCCtggaccctgccccagggcacgAGGCACAGCAGAATGAACACAGCAAGGAGATTTCCAGATGTGCCAAGGGATTCAGAAGCACAAGTCCCATAAACATAGGACTTGCACACCTAAATCCAAAGTAAAtaatccaaaataaataaataa
Above is a genomic segment from Alligator mississippiensis isolate rAllMis1 chromosome 10, rAllMis1, whole genome shotgun sequence containing:
- the FBXO31 gene encoding F-box only protein 31 isoform X1: MAVCARLCGAGPARGCRRRGARLRGGGADSDPDTDPEEEEEEAEPAEPQLLPPGPRLGLGPRPGPARSLLELPPELLVHIFGYLPGPDLPRLAQVCGAFRRLLRTDTIWRRRCREEYGVCENLRKLEITGVSCRDVYAKLLHRYRHILGLWQPDIGPYGGLLNVVVDGFFIIGWMYLPPHDPHVDDPMRFKPLFRVHLMERTSATVECMYGHKGPHSGHIQIVKKDEFSTKCNQTDHHRMSGGRQEEFRTWLREEWGRTLEDIFHEHMQELILMKFIYTSQYDNCLTYRRIYLPPSSPDDLIKPGLFKGTYGSHGLEIIMLSFHGKKAKGTKITGDPNIPAGQQTVEIDLLHPIQLPDIENQHNFNELSRIILEVQEQVRREQQQEEEEGAGCSRQSATPQAEQPAQEGDAGAEETADRAGAAAQVSEPASQPFVLPLGVISRNKDYPRTCRMCFYGTGLIAGHGFTSPERTPGAFVLFDDDRFGFIWLELKSFSLYSRIKVAFQNAEAPSREAFEEMLKNIQSLAT
- the FBXO31 gene encoding F-box only protein 31 isoform X2 encodes the protein MSTPNVDGFFIIGWMYLPPHDPHVDDPMRFKPLFRVHLMERTSATVECMYGHKGPHSGHIQIVKKDEFSTKCNQTDHHRMSGGRQEEFRTWLREEWGRTLEDIFHEHMQELILMKFIYTSQYDNCLTYRRIYLPPSSPDDLIKPGLFKGTYGSHGLEIIMLSFHGKKAKGTKITGDPNIPAGQQTVEIDLLHPIQLPDIENQHNFNELSRIILEVQEQVRREQQQEEEEGAGCSRQSATPQAEQPAQEGDAGAEETADRAGAAAQVSEPASQPFVLPLGVISRNKDYPRTCRMCFYGTGLIAGHGFTSPERTPGAFVLFDDDRFGFIWLELKSFSLYSRIKVAFQNAEAPSREAFEEMLKNIQSLAT
- the FBXO31 gene encoding F-box only protein 31 isoform X3 — translated: MKILPDYEHMEYRDVYTCLLHRYRHILGLWQPDIGPYGGLLNVVVDGFFIIGWMYLPPHDPHVDDPMRFKPLFRVHLMERTSATVECMYGHKGPHSGHIQIVKKDEFSTKCNQTDHHRMSGGRQEEFRTWLREEWGRTLEDIFHEHMQELILMKFIYTSQYDNCLTYRRIYLPPSSPDDLIKPGLFKGTYGSHGLEIIMLSFHGKKAKGTKITGDPNIPAGQQTVEIDLLHPIQLPDIENQHNFNELSRIILEVQEQVRREQQQEEEEGAGCSRQSATPQAEQPAQEGDAGAEETADRAGAAAQVSEPASQPFVLPLGVISRNKDYPRTCRMCFYGTGLIAGHGFTSPERTPGAFVLFDDDRFGFIWLELKSFSLYSRIKVAFQNAEAPSREAFEEMLKNIQSLAT